A portion of the Eubacterium maltosivorans genome contains these proteins:
- a CDS encoding YwaF family protein, translating to MDYFYEHYFAPQNVEPHNRIFSPEHLILSSLLMIFIVVVMVIQTKKHDRGFSQKLIRVLAAVMLALEIFRISWRTYYFGFDLRNIRFDWCNQVCIALPLIVLFKWEKAYPYIDVLAVMGGLMVLIYPLWVFYDYGGIHTMAVQSMVSHGLMVLIALTMPFAADYRPEVRKAWKPIIGLSIIAVIAFIMSHALNENYLLMLGAHGVPVIDQIPYPWYWLLVAPALIGLVTLVTKGLSLLDDRLLRKVQPDAAMLLNMDRGALDENTDRISQQKRNV from the coding sequence TGGATTATTTTTACGAACATTACTTTGCTCCACAAAACGTTGAGCCGCACAATCGTATTTTTTCACCGGAGCACCTTATCCTTTCATCATTATTGATGATTTTTATTGTGGTCGTTATGGTCATACAGACTAAAAAACATGACCGGGGCTTCAGCCAGAAGCTGATCCGGGTTCTGGCAGCTGTCATGCTGGCCCTGGAGATTTTCAGAATCAGCTGGAGAACCTACTATTTTGGCTTTGACCTCAGAAATATTCGTTTTGACTGGTGTAACCAGGTATGTATCGCCCTGCCGTTGATCGTGTTGTTTAAGTGGGAAAAGGCTTACCCTTACATTGATGTCCTAGCTGTGATGGGCGGACTCATGGTACTCATCTACCCATTGTGGGTTTTCTATGATTATGGTGGAATTCACACCATGGCTGTGCAGAGCATGGTGTCTCACGGCCTCATGGTTTTAATCGCGCTGACCATGCCCTTTGCGGCAGATTACAGGCCAGAAGTACGAAAGGCCTGGAAGCCGATAATTGGACTTAGCATCATCGCGGTTATCGCCTTTATCATGTCACATGCTTTAAACGAAAATTATCTTCTGATGCTGGGAGCACATGGTGTCCCGGTGATCGACCAGATACCTTATCCCTGGTACTGGCTCCTTGTGGCGCCGGCTTTGATCGGTCTGGTTACGCTGGTGACCAAAGGCTTGAGCCTGCTGGACGACCGGCTTCTTAGAAAGGTACAGCCAGATGCGGCAATGCTTTTAAATATGGATAGAGGAGCTTTAGATGAAAATACTGATCGCATATCACAGCAAAAACGGAACGTCTGA
- a CDS encoding flavodoxin domain-containing protein translates to MKILIAYHSKNGTSEKCARLLLRQVGEADLADLKKKTPDFNAYDLIVIGGSIRMGMYTRPVRKALKKYEGTLEQKKVIYFINCAFPENKEKYYKDNISEKLRKRTLGCFNFGGEMDLARLTGSDRMIAATVARQSQGSGHPLASIDERAIEQCAGRIAAIKENI, encoded by the coding sequence ATGAAAATACTGATCGCATATCACAGCAAAAACGGAACGTCTGAGAAATGTGCCCGGCTGCTGTTAAGGCAGGTAGGAGAAGCAGATTTGGCGGATCTTAAGAAAAAGACGCCTGATTTTAACGCCTATGATCTTATCGTTATCGGCGGCTCTATCCGTATGGGAATGTATACGCGTCCGGTGCGGAAGGCTCTCAAAAAGTATGAAGGTACTCTGGAACAGAAAAAGGTGATATATTTTATTAACTGCGCTTTTCCAGAGAACAAGGAAAAATATTATAAAGATAATATTTCTGAAAAGCTGAGGAAGCGTACCCTGGGCTGCTTTAACTTTGGCGGTGAGATGGACCTTGCGCGGTTAACGGGCTCGGACCGTATGATTGCGGCGACTGTGGCCCGCCAGTCACAGGGCAGCGGACATCCCCTTGCATCTATTGACGAGCGGGCCATTGAGCAATGCGCTGGCAGAATAGCGGCAATTAAAGAAAATATATAA